One genomic window of Neisseria sp. oral taxon 014 str. F0314 includes the following:
- a CDS encoding phosphoglycolate phosphatase: protein MTPTIDHVQAAAFDLDGTLCDSVPDLAAAAEAMREYLGMRPLPAKTVESYIGDGIGKLVHRVITDDRDQEAAPDLWEKGFVFYMKYYRDHLSDFTRSYPETEAGLALLKTLGIPLVVITNKNEILAAELLKQLGLADYFSLILGGDSLPEKKPSPLPLQHAAEVLGIDTANMIMVGDSRNDILAAKAAGCLSVGVTYGYGDMTLLSQDKATKPDWIIGSLPEIYESLQPQKAKDEE, encoded by the coding sequence ATGACTCCGACCATCGACCACGTCCAAGCCGCCGCATTCGACCTTGACGGGACTTTGTGCGATTCCGTTCCCGATTTGGCCGCCGCCGCCGAAGCCATGCGCGAGTATTTGGGGATGCGGCCGCTGCCGGCCAAAACCGTAGAAAGCTACATCGGCGACGGCATCGGCAAACTCGTCCACCGCGTCATCACCGACGACCGCGACCAAGAGGCCGCGCCCGATTTATGGGAAAAAGGTTTCGTGTTCTACATGAAATACTATCGCGACCACTTAAGCGACTTCACCCGCTCCTATCCCGAAACTGAAGCCGGACTTGCCTTGCTGAAAACACTGGGCATCCCGCTGGTGGTGATTACCAACAAAAACGAAATCCTCGCCGCCGAACTGTTGAAGCAGCTTGGCCTTGCCGACTATTTCAGCCTGATACTCGGCGGCGACAGCCTGCCGGAAAAGAAACCCAGCCCGCTGCCGCTGCAACACGCCGCCGAAGTGCTGGGCATCGATACCGCCAACATGATTATGGTCGGCGACTCCCGCAACGACATCCTCGCCGCCAAAGCCGCCGGCTGCCTCAGCGTCGGCGTAACCTACGGCTACGGCGACATGACTTTGTTGTCGCAAGACAAGGCGACCAAGCCCGATTGGATTATCGGTTCGCTGCCCGAAATCTACGAAAGCCTGCAACCGCAAAAAGCAAAAGACGAAGAATAA
- the lptG gene encoding LPS export ABC transporter permease LptG: MKLIPRYIIRQMSVMAVYALLAFLALYSFFEVINEMGDVGKGSYTGAKMVQYVLMQMPARAYELMPLGVLIGGLIALSQLASGSELTVIKASGMSTKRLLAVLSQFGLIFALATVVLGEWVAPDLSRRAENMKASAINGRISAGASGLWMKEQNNIINVREMLPDHTLLGVKIWQHDDRYQLASAAEAESAALNPDGSWQLKNVSRSVLKGEQVAVSSESSQRWPVALQSGLLDVLLVDPDQMSVSELTTYIAHLKSNHQKTDTYSVAWWRKLMYPIAAWVMALVAFAFTPQTTRHGNMGLKLFGGICLGLVFHFAGRLFGFTSQLYSVPPFLAGMLPTVIFALLAVYLIRRQERR; encoded by the coding sequence ATGAAACTGATTCCCCGCTATATCATCCGCCAGATGAGCGTAATGGCGGTATACGCGCTGCTGGCGTTTCTGGCTTTATACAGCTTTTTCGAAGTCATCAACGAAATGGGCGATGTCGGCAAAGGCAGCTACACCGGCGCGAAAATGGTGCAGTATGTTCTGATGCAGATGCCCGCCCGCGCTTACGAACTGATGCCGCTGGGCGTGTTGATCGGCGGCCTGATTGCCCTGAGCCAGCTTGCCTCCGGCAGCGAACTGACCGTGATTAAGGCCAGCGGTATGAGTACGAAAAGGCTGCTTGCCGTGCTGTCGCAGTTCGGCCTGATTTTTGCACTGGCGACCGTGGTATTGGGCGAGTGGGTCGCGCCGGACCTGAGCCGCCGCGCGGAAAACATGAAAGCCAGCGCGATCAACGGCAGAATCAGCGCCGGTGCGTCGGGTTTGTGGATGAAAGAGCAGAACAACATCATTAATGTGCGCGAAATGCTGCCCGACCACACGCTGCTGGGCGTGAAAATCTGGCAGCACGACGACCGCTACCAGCTTGCCTCTGCGGCCGAAGCCGAATCCGCCGCGTTGAATCCGGACGGAAGCTGGCAGCTTAAAAACGTGAGCCGCAGCGTGCTGAAGGGCGAGCAGGTCGCCGTGTCCTCCGAATCCTCACAACGCTGGCCGGTGGCGCTGCAAAGCGGCCTGCTGGACGTGTTGCTGGTCGATCCCGACCAGATGTCGGTGTCCGAGCTGACCACCTATATCGCCCACCTGAAAAGCAATCATCAGAAAACCGATACCTATTCCGTCGCCTGGTGGCGCAAACTGATGTATCCGATTGCCGCATGGGTGATGGCGCTGGTGGCGTTTGCCTTTACGCCGCAGACCACGCGCCACGGCAACATGGGGCTGAAACTCTTCGGCGGTATCTGCCTCGGCTTGGTGTTCCATTTCGCCGGACGGCTGTTCGGCTTTACCAGCCAGCTTTACAGCGTGCCGCCTTTTCTGGCGGGAATGCTGCCGACGGTCATTTTCGCGCTGCTGGCGGTCTATCTGATACGCAGGCAGGAAAGGCGCTGA
- the mutY gene encoding A/G-specific adenine glycosylase: MNTSSSFAERLIRWQRQHGRHDLPWQVQNPYCVWLSEIMLQQTQVATVLDYYPRFLEKFPTVQTLAAALQDEVLSLWAGLGYYSRARNLHKAAQQVVGQFGGTFPSERKDLETLCGVGRSTAAAICAFAFNRRETILDGNVKRVLCRVFARDGNPQDKKFENSLWTLAESLLPSENADMPAYTQGLMDLGATVCKRTKPLCHQCPMADICEAKKQNRIAELPRKKTALEVQTLPLYWLIVRNQDGAILLEKRPAKGIWGGLYCVPCFETLNEAYAYTEKLGIASDGLEEQPALTHRLTHRLLMITPFQTPQRPSENLSDGLWVSPEHLADYGLPKPLSDYLNRPQSDLF; this comes from the coding sequence ATGAACACATCCTCATCTTTCGCCGAACGCCTGATACGCTGGCAACGGCAACACGGCCGTCACGATTTGCCTTGGCAGGTGCAAAACCCTTATTGCGTCTGGCTTTCCGAAATCATGCTCCAGCAAACGCAAGTTGCCACCGTGTTGGACTACTATCCGCGTTTCTTGGAAAAATTTCCGACCGTACAAACGCTTGCCGCCGCGCTGCAAGACGAAGTGTTGTCGCTGTGGGCGGGCTTGGGCTATTACAGCCGCGCGCGCAATCTGCACAAAGCCGCGCAACAAGTCGTCGGGCAATTCGGCGGTACGTTTCCATCCGAACGCAAAGACTTAGAAACCCTCTGCGGCGTAGGCAGAAGCACCGCCGCCGCCATTTGCGCCTTCGCCTTCAACCGCCGCGAAACCATTTTGGACGGCAACGTCAAACGCGTACTCTGCCGCGTGTTCGCCCGCGACGGCAATCCGCAGGACAAAAAATTTGAAAACTCGCTCTGGACGCTTGCCGAAAGCCTGCTGCCGTCTGAAAACGCCGATATGCCTGCCTATACGCAAGGTTTGATGGACTTGGGCGCAACCGTGTGCAAACGGACAAAACCCTTGTGCCATCAATGCCCGATGGCGGACATCTGCGAAGCGAAAAAGCAAAACCGCATCGCCGAGCTGCCGCGCAAAAAAACCGCCCTTGAAGTGCAAACCCTGCCGCTTTACTGGCTGATTGTCCGCAACCAAGACGGCGCAATCTTACTGGAAAAACGCCCCGCCAAAGGCATTTGGGGCGGTCTGTATTGCGTGCCGTGTTTTGAAACCCTGAACGAAGCATACGCTTACACCGAAAAGCTCGGCATCGCTTCAGACGGCCTCGAAGAACAACCCGCCCTCACCCACCGCCTGACCCACCGCTTATTGATGATTACACCTTTCCAAACGCCGCAGAGGCCGTCTGAAAACCTTTCAGACGGCCTGTGGGTATCGCCGGAACACTTGGCAGACTACGGCCTGCCCAAACCGTTGTCGGATTATCTAAACCGGCCTCAATCCGATTTGTTTTAA
- the recX gene encoding recombination regulator RecX → MKPQKSLRARAMDILSRQETSRIGLKRKLAPYAESEEELENVLDEFAERNWQSDQRYAEAYIHSKSRRQGRLRLQQALAAQGVDEAISRSLMPRREDELRTAVAILRKKFRQSAADLKEKQKQARFLTYRGFDADTVQTALKTAWDENNGYGEDSF, encoded by the coding sequence ATGAAACCCCAAAAATCCCTGCGCGCCCGTGCGATGGACATTCTTTCCCGACAGGAAACCAGCCGTATCGGACTCAAGCGCAAGCTCGCCCCGTATGCCGAAAGCGAAGAAGAATTGGAAAACGTGTTGGATGAATTTGCCGAACGCAACTGGCAGTCGGACCAACGCTACGCCGAAGCCTACATCCACAGCAAAAGCCGCCGGCAAGGCAGGCTGCGGCTGCAACAGGCTCTGGCGGCGCAGGGCGTGGACGAAGCAATCAGCCGCAGCCTGATGCCGCGCCGCGAAGACGAGCTGCGGACCGCCGTCGCCATCCTGCGCAAAAAATTCCGGCAGAGCGCCGCCGATTTGAAGGAAAAGCAAAAACAGGCACGCTTTCTGACCTACCGCGGCTTTGATGCGGATACGGTTCAGACGGCCTTGAAAACGGCGTGGGACGAAAACAACGGTTACGGAGAAGATTCTTTCTGA
- a CDS encoding Glu/Leu/Phe/Val dehydrogenase produces the protein MSHSATKETLNPFEIAQKQVKTACDRLNADPAVYEILKNPQRVLEVTFPVKLDNGTVKTFTGYRSQHNNAVGPYKGGVRFHPNVNLDEVKALSIWMTIKCCVAGIPYGGGKGGITLDPRDYSEAELERISRAYSEAISPLIGEKIDIPAPDVNTNGKIMSWMVDAYENVVKKSAPGVFTGKPVEFGGSLARTEATGYGVNFAAVQALEKLGKDVKGATYAIQGFGNVGYHTGYYAHQSGAKVVAVSTVDVAIYNENGLDMEALFKEYQANGFITNKAGYGKEICNAELLALDVDVLAPCALENQLTSENAGKVRAKIVVEGANGPTTPEADAILRQNGVLVVPDILANCGGVVVSYFEWVQNLQGYYWEFDEVQEKETVVLRRAFRDIWNLAQEYDVDLRTASYMMSIRRVEKAMKLRGWY, from the coding sequence ATGTCTCACTCTGCTACAAAAGAAACACTGAATCCTTTCGAAATCGCGCAAAAGCAGGTCAAAACTGCCTGCGACCGACTCAATGCCGACCCTGCGGTGTATGAAATTCTGAAAAACCCGCAACGCGTTTTGGAAGTTACCTTCCCCGTCAAACTCGACAACGGTACGGTCAAAACCTTTACCGGCTACCGTTCGCAACACAACAACGCCGTCGGCCCCTACAAAGGCGGCGTGCGCTTTCATCCCAATGTGAATCTGGATGAAGTCAAAGCCCTGTCGATTTGGATGACCATCAAATGCTGCGTTGCGGGCATTCCTTACGGCGGCGGCAAAGGCGGCATTACTTTGGATCCGCGCGATTATTCAGAAGCAGAGTTGGAACGCATTTCACGCGCTTATTCCGAAGCCATTTCCCCGCTCATCGGCGAGAAAATCGATATTCCCGCCCCCGATGTGAACACCAACGGCAAAATCATGTCGTGGATGGTTGATGCCTACGAAAACGTCGTTAAAAAATCCGCGCCGGGCGTGTTCACCGGCAAACCGGTCGAATTCGGCGGCTCTTTGGCGCGTACAGAAGCGACGGGTTATGGCGTGAACTTTGCCGCCGTCCAAGCTTTAGAAAAGCTTGGCAAAGACGTGAAAGGTGCGACCTACGCCATTCAAGGCTTCGGCAATGTGGGCTATCACACGGGCTATTACGCGCATCAATCCGGTGCGAAAGTCGTTGCGGTTTCCACCGTCGATGTCGCCATCTACAATGAAAACGGCTTGGATATGGAAGCCCTGTTCAAAGAGTATCAGGCCAACGGCTTTATCACCAACAAAGCAGGTTACGGCAAGGAAATCTGCAATGCCGAACTCTTGGCATTGGATGTGGACGTACTCGCCCCTTGCGCGCTGGAAAACCAACTGACTTCCGAAAACGCGGGCAAAGTACGCGCCAAAATCGTGGTCGAAGGCGCAAACGGTCCGACTACACCCGAAGCTGATGCCATCCTGCGTCAAAACGGCGTATTGGTCGTGCCCGATATTCTGGCAAACTGCGGCGGCGTGGTCGTTTCCTATTTCGAATGGGTGCAAAACCTGCAAGGCTATTACTGGGAATTTGACGAAGTTCAGGAAAAAGAAACCGTCGTCCTGCGCCGCGCGTTCCGCGATATTTGGAATCTGGCGCAAGAGTATGATGTGGACCTGCGCACCGCGTCTTACATGATGAGTATCCGCCGTGTTGAAAAAGCAATGAAGCTGCGCGGCTGGTATTGA
- a CDS encoding zinc-dependent alcohol dehydrogenase family protein, whose product MKAMVYHGANDIRFEEKPRPQIIDPTDAVVKIVKTTICGTDLGIWKGKNPEVADGRILGHEGIGIVEEVGEAVKNIKVGDKVIISCVSKCCTCDNCKIQLYSHCRNGGWILGYMIDGTQAEYVRTPYADNSLVPLPDNVNEEVALLLSDALPTAHEIGVQYGDVKPGDTVFIAGAGPVGMSALLTAQLYSPAAIIVCDMDENRLKLAKELGATYTISPASGDVSKQVFAIVGEDGVDCAIEAVGIPATWNMCQDIVKPGGHIAVVGVHGQSVDFKLEKLWIKNLAITTGLVNANTTEMLMKAISSSSVDYTKMLTHRFKFSELEKAYDVFKHAAENQAMKVVLEAD is encoded by the coding sequence ATGAAAGCAATGGTTTATCACGGCGCAAACGACATCCGTTTTGAAGAAAAACCCCGTCCGCAGATTATCGATCCGACCGACGCGGTGGTGAAAATCGTCAAAACCACGATTTGCGGTACCGACTTGGGTATTTGGAAAGGCAAAAACCCCGAAGTCGCCGACGGCCGTATTCTCGGCCATGAAGGCATCGGTATTGTAGAAGAAGTCGGCGAGGCTGTAAAAAACATCAAAGTCGGCGATAAAGTCATTATTTCATGCGTCAGCAAATGCTGTACTTGCGACAACTGCAAAATCCAACTCTATTCACACTGCCGCAACGGCGGCTGGATTTTGGGCTACATGATCGACGGCACACAGGCCGAATACGTTCGTACGCCTTATGCCGACAACAGCCTCGTTCCGCTGCCCGACAACGTCAATGAAGAAGTCGCCCTGCTGTTGAGCGACGCCTTGCCGACCGCCCACGAAATCGGCGTGCAATACGGCGATGTCAAACCCGGCGACACCGTATTCATAGCAGGCGCAGGCCCTGTCGGCATGTCCGCCCTGTTGACTGCGCAACTATACAGTCCCGCCGCCATCATTGTTTGCGATATGGACGAAAACCGTTTGAAACTGGCGAAAGAACTGGGCGCGACCTATACCATCAGCCCCGCTTCAGGCGACGTATCCAAACAAGTTTTTGCCATCGTCGGCGAAGACGGCGTGGACTGCGCCATTGAAGCCGTCGGTATCCCCGCCACATGGAATATGTGTCAAGACATCGTCAAACCGGGCGGTCATATCGCCGTCGTCGGCGTGCATGGTCAATCCGTTGATTTCAAACTCGAAAAACTGTGGATTAAAAACCTCGCCATTACAACCGGCCTAGTAAACGCCAATACCACCGAAATGCTGATGAAGGCAATTTCCAGCAGCTCCGTCGATTACACCAAAATGCTGACCCACCGTTTCAAATTCAGCGAATTGGAAAAAGCTTATGACGTTTTCAAACACGCCGCCGAAAACCAAGCCATGAAAGTGGTTTTGGAAGCGGATTGA
- a CDS encoding YicC/YloC family endoribonuclease yields MTGFANAAGECGGKRINLEIRAVNHRYLDVQFRMPDDLRHLEGTLREQIAAQAARGKLECRIQVQDVAQGAQGLDVNQDLVAQLADLNKLWRKEHGFGKLSVAEVLKFPGVLAVQTEDAEAFAKAVQALLARALKEFAAARKREGKKLGEHLLQRLDGMEEIVDALGELFPSLLQAHMDKVNARLAEAVGNIDNDRLQQEFALFIQKSDVDEEFSRLRTHIAEVRRIVTEGKGSAGKRLDFLMQELNREANTLGSKAIAAECTQASVELKVLIEQMREQVQNIE; encoded by the coding sequence ATGACCGGCTTTGCCAATGCCGCGGGCGAATGCGGCGGCAAACGGATTAATTTGGAAATCCGTGCGGTAAACCACCGTTATCTGGATGTTCAGTTCCGTATGCCCGACGATTTGCGCCATCTGGAAGGCACGTTGCGCGAGCAGATTGCGGCACAGGCGGCGCGGGGCAAGCTGGAATGCCGCATCCAGGTTCAGGATGTGGCGCAGGGGGCGCAAGGGCTGGATGTCAATCAGGATTTGGTGGCGCAGCTTGCCGATTTGAACAAACTTTGGCGCAAGGAACACGGTTTCGGCAAATTGAGCGTGGCCGAAGTGTTGAAGTTTCCGGGCGTATTGGCCGTGCAAACCGAAGATGCGGAAGCGTTCGCCAAAGCCGTGCAGGCGCTGCTTGCCCGCGCGTTGAAAGAATTTGCCGCCGCCCGCAAACGCGAAGGCAAAAAGCTGGGCGAGCATCTCTTGCAACGTTTGGACGGTATGGAGGAAATCGTCGATGCGTTGGGCGAATTGTTCCCCAGCCTGCTTCAGGCGCATATGGACAAGGTGAACGCGCGCCTGGCAGAGGCGGTCGGCAATATCGACAACGACCGCTTGCAGCAGGAATTTGCGCTGTTTATCCAAAAATCGGACGTTGACGAAGAATTCAGCCGCCTGCGCACGCATATTGCGGAAGTGCGCCGTATCGTTACCGAAGGCAAGGGCAGCGCGGGCAAACGCTTGGACTTCCTGATGCAGGAGTTGAACCGCGAGGCGAATACGCTGGGCAGCAAGGCAATCGCGGCGGAATGCACGCAGGCTTCGGTGGAATTGAAAGTGTTGATCGAGCAAATGCGCGAGCAGGTTCAGAATATCGAATAA
- a CDS encoding aspartate kinase, translated as MALIVQKYGGTSVGSPERIKNVANRVAKARAEGHDVVVVVSAMSGETNRLVALAHEMQEHPDPRELDVVLATGEQVTIGLLAMALKNIGVDAKSYTGWQVALKTDTAHTKARIESIDDEKMRADLAKGRVVIVAGFQGVSSTGDISTLGRGGSDTSAVALAAALKADECQIYTDVDGVYTTDPRVVPEARRLNTITFEEMLELASLGSKVLQIRSVEFAGKYKVRLRVLSSLQEGGDGTLITFEEDDNMEKAAVTGIAFDKNQARINVRGVPDKPGVAYQILGAVADTNVEVDMIIQNVGSEGTTDFSFTVPRGDYKQTLDLLNGLKDSIGATAIDGDDTVCKVSAVGMGMRSHAGVAAKIFRTLAEEGINIQMISTSEIKVSVLIDEKYMELATRVLHKAFDLGK; from the coding sequence ATGGCGTTAATCGTACAGAAATACGGCGGAACATCGGTAGGTTCCCCCGAACGCATCAAAAACGTAGCCAACCGTGTTGCCAAAGCCCGCGCCGAAGGTCATGACGTGGTCGTGGTCGTTTCCGCCATGAGCGGCGAAACCAACCGTTTGGTGGCACTGGCGCACGAAATGCAGGAACACCCCGACCCGCGCGAACTGGATGTGGTCTTAGCCACCGGCGAACAAGTGACCATCGGCCTCTTGGCGATGGCGTTGAAAAACATCGGCGTGGACGCGAAAAGCTATACCGGCTGGCAGGTTGCCCTGAAAACCGATACCGCCCACACCAAAGCCCGCATCGAAAGCATAGACGACGAGAAAATGCGTGCCGATCTGGCTAAAGGCCGCGTCGTCATCGTCGCCGGTTTCCAAGGCGTCAGCAGCACGGGCGACATCTCCACGCTGGGCCGCGGCGGTTCGGACACCTCGGCCGTCGCACTTGCCGCCGCCCTCAAGGCCGACGAATGCCAAATCTACACCGATGTGGACGGCGTTTACACCACCGACCCGCGCGTCGTGCCCGAAGCGCGCCGCCTCAATACCATCACTTTTGAAGAAATGCTCGAGCTGGCCAGCCTCGGCTCGAAAGTATTGCAAATCCGTTCAGTTGAATTTGCCGGAAAATACAAAGTGCGCCTGCGCGTACTCAGCAGCCTGCAAGAAGGCGGCGACGGCACCCTGATTACCTTTGAAGAGGACGATAACATGGAAAAAGCTGCCGTAACCGGTATCGCGTTCGACAAAAACCAAGCCCGCATCAATGTGCGCGGCGTACCCGACAAACCCGGCGTGGCCTATCAGATATTAGGCGCGGTGGCCGATACCAACGTCGAAGTCGACATGATTATCCAAAACGTCGGCTCGGAAGGCACCACCGATTTTTCGTTCACTGTCCCGCGCGGCGACTACAAACAGACGCTCGACCTGCTGAACGGCCTGAAAGACAGCATCGGCGCCACCGCCATCGACGGCGACGACACCGTATGCAAAGTATCCGCCGTCGGCATGGGTATGCGCTCGCATGCCGGAGTGGCCGCCAAAATCTTCCGCACGCTGGCGGAAGAAGGCATCAATATCCAGATGATTTCCACTTCCGAAATCAAAGTTTCGGTATTGATTGACGAAAAATATATGGAACTGGCGACCAGAGTGCTGCACAAAGCGTTTGATTTGGGCAAATAA
- the rph gene encoding ribonuclease PH — MSHYTRTGRAADSLRDIKITPHFLPHADGSCLIECGNTKVICTASVDENVPPFLRGKEQGWVTAEYGMLPASTATRMRREAAAGKQSGRTQEIQRLIGRSLRAVVDMEKLGERQILIDCDVIQADGGTRTASITGAFVALQIAVEKLLSDGLIGENPIREAVAAVSAGVVGGVPLLDLDYPEDSGCDSDVNIVMTASGKIIEIQGTAEGAPFSLDELGKLIALAQKGIAELVRHQQNALQTSRPVR; from the coding sequence ATGAGCCATTACACCCGCACCGGCCGCGCCGCCGACAGCCTGCGCGACATTAAAATCACCCCGCATTTCCTGCCCCATGCCGACGGCTCGTGCCTCATCGAATGCGGCAACACCAAAGTCATCTGCACCGCTTCCGTCGACGAAAACGTCCCGCCGTTTCTGCGCGGCAAAGAACAAGGCTGGGTAACCGCCGAATACGGAATGCTGCCCGCCTCCACCGCCACACGTATGCGCCGCGAAGCCGCAGCGGGCAAACAGTCGGGCCGCACTCAGGAAATCCAGCGTTTAATCGGCCGCTCGCTGCGCGCCGTCGTCGATATGGAAAAACTGGGCGAACGCCAAATCCTGATTGACTGCGACGTGATTCAGGCCGACGGCGGCACGCGCACCGCATCCATCACCGGCGCATTCGTCGCCCTACAAATCGCCGTGGAAAAACTGCTTTCAGACGGCCTCATCGGCGAGAACCCGATTCGCGAAGCCGTTGCCGCCGTATCCGCAGGCGTGGTGGGCGGCGTACCGCTTCTAGATTTGGACTATCCCGAAGATTCCGGCTGCGACAGCGACGTCAACATCGTTATGACCGCATCGGGCAAAATCATCGAAATCCAAGGTACGGCGGAAGGCGCGCCGTTCAGCCTGGACGAATTGGGCAAACTGATTGCGCTGGCACAGAAAGGCATCGCCGAGCTGGTGCGGCACCAGCAAAACGCGTTGCAAACATCCCGCCCTGTCAGATAA